From one Paenibacillus terrae HPL-003 genomic stretch:
- a CDS encoding GerAB/ArcD/ProY family transporter: MKQFTTRQIILLSVLMEVSITLVHTPSQAADYAYQHAYWTCAIAAIVICLPIWAMLKLKRRFPDQDLLQAMVSSHPVLGRMLLVVYIIIFLIIFARDLRIITDLVDIVLLPMTPIVVISLIMLLTLTFMAKGGISTIVNIAEIFVPLFILTLLTMPLFFGRNIDFSAIRPFLHPDIGGVIKGSWRMLGYMADLMILPFIISGRSYNGRSAWLGHLTGTAFMIIMVLLSELVIGVPILSRLFYPSYELARQLQLTDFLDRFDLFVAALTVPTLLTKIGVDLYVTSLAVKRMFAHTRGSLMVWPVGLLGYVCSFMLFSNIVQIYDFSREWTVVMIIFFVFMPFVLWMLLRPKPTEDSGDHKPSGEKQDSAGQPDSTSQQESQQASRTGEANL, from the coding sequence ATGAAACAGTTCACAACCAGACAAATCATACTGCTCAGTGTGCTGATGGAGGTCAGTATTACCCTTGTGCATACTCCGTCGCAGGCAGCAGATTACGCATATCAGCATGCCTATTGGACCTGTGCGATTGCCGCCATCGTAATATGCTTGCCGATCTGGGCGATGTTGAAGCTTAAGCGGCGTTTTCCAGATCAGGATCTGCTGCAGGCCATGGTCAGCTCTCACCCCGTGCTAGGGCGTATGCTGCTTGTGGTCTATATCATTATATTCCTGATCATTTTTGCGCGAGATTTGAGAATTATTACCGATTTGGTGGATATTGTACTTTTGCCGATGACCCCGATTGTCGTGATATCCCTTATTATGCTGTTGACCTTAACGTTCATGGCTAAGGGTGGTATAAGTACTATTGTGAATATAGCGGAGATTTTTGTACCGCTGTTTATTCTGACGCTACTGACGATGCCGCTTTTTTTCGGGCGTAATATAGATTTTTCGGCAATAAGACCGTTTTTACACCCGGATATAGGTGGAGTGATCAAAGGCAGCTGGCGCATGCTTGGTTATATGGCAGATCTAATGATATTGCCCTTTATAATTTCTGGACGGAGCTATAATGGCCGCAGTGCATGGCTTGGACATTTGACCGGAACCGCTTTTATGATCATCATGGTGCTGCTATCGGAGTTGGTTATTGGTGTTCCTATCTTGTCACGGCTGTTTTATCCATCGTATGAACTGGCGCGTCAGTTGCAGCTAACGGACTTTCTGGATCGGTTCGACTTGTTTGTGGCTGCACTGACTGTACCAACCCTGCTTACAAAGATTGGTGTTGATCTATACGTTACCAGTTTGGCGGTAAAGCGCATGTTTGCCCATACACGGGGGAGTCTGATGGTTTGGCCCGTAGGCCTGTTGGGTTATGTCTGTTCCTTTATGCTGTTCTCTAATATCGTCCAAATTTATGATTTTAGCCGGGAGTGGACCGTGGTGATGATCATTTTCTTTGTCTTCATGCCCTTTGTACTATGGATGCTACTCCGACCCAAGCCTACCGAAGATAGCGGAGATCATAAGCCATCTGGAGAGAAGCAGGATAGTGCAGGTCAGCCAGATAGCACGAGCCAGCAAGAAAGCCAGCAGGCAAGCAGAACAGGAGAAGCTAACTTATAA